In Anabrus simplex isolate iqAnaSimp1 chromosome 14, ASM4041472v1, whole genome shotgun sequence, a genomic segment contains:
- the LOC136885572 gene encoding THAP domain-containing protein 1 B-like, whose amino-acid sequence MPTSCSAYNCMNRADKTRHISYYNFPLQDTELTKKWVANMKRKDWYPTKNSRLCSEHFETKFMYYTNDQRRLLRNAVPTVFSFSQYIRKKVIKRAPARKRRLEETESAEISDPAIQPGPSGDHIDHDHRYCLPSPDKMKLLYMIRSRKKILL is encoded by the exons ATGCCTACTTCATGTTCTGCATATAATTGCATGAATAGAGCGGATAAAACAAGACATATATCATATTACAA ttttcccttACAAGATACTGAATTAACGAAAAAGTGGGTTGCTAATATGAAGAGAAAGGACTGGTATCCAACTAAAAATAGTCGTCTGTGTTCGGAGCACTTCGAAACAAAGTTCATGTATTATACAAATGATCAAAGGCGCCTCCTGAGAAATGCGGTGCCCACCGTTTTTTCATTTTCTCAATATATACGAAAGAAAGTGATCAAACGGGCACCAGCCAGAAAACGTCGCCTCGAGGAGACTGAGTCTGCTGAAATTTCTGATCCAGCTATTCAGCCAG GTCCGAGTGGCGATCACATTGACCATGACCATCGCTACTGTCTTCCTAGTCCAGATAAAATGAAGCTGCTGTATATGATAAGATCACGGAAGAAAATCCTTCTCTAA